One Roseimaritima multifibrata DNA window includes the following coding sequences:
- a CDS encoding phosphoribosylaminoimidazolesuccinocarboxamide synthase encodes MSFEIDNAGALMKTDLPLPKRSGKVRDCYDLGDSMLIVSTDRISAFDWILPVGIPGKGRLLTAMSQFWFDLLKFPNHLISCELPEEKLPGIDLEPLQGRSMVVRKASVIPFECVARGYLEGSGWREYLETGAVCDCTLPAGLQQCDQLPETLFTPATKAEEGHDENVSYATMAASIGESLADQLRTATLDIYRTAAEYAAKRGILIADTKFEFGQVDGELILIDEVLTPDSSRFWAADAYKPGNSQPSFDKQFVRQWLSETDWDRNSPPPALPAEIISRTQAKYQEAYDRLVTVSE; translated from the coding sequence ATGAGTTTTGAGATCGATAATGCTGGGGCATTAATGAAGACGGATTTGCCGTTGCCTAAACGAAGCGGCAAAGTACGCGATTGCTATGACTTGGGCGATTCGATGTTGATTGTCAGCACCGACCGAATCAGTGCATTCGACTGGATCTTGCCGGTTGGTATTCCGGGGAAAGGACGCCTGTTGACCGCGATGAGCCAGTTTTGGTTCGACCTGCTCAAGTTCCCTAACCACCTGATTTCATGCGAATTGCCTGAAGAAAAATTGCCGGGAATCGATTTGGAACCGCTGCAGGGACGCTCGATGGTCGTCCGCAAAGCGAGCGTGATCCCCTTCGAATGTGTCGCACGAGGCTATTTGGAAGGAAGTGGCTGGCGGGAATATTTGGAAACCGGAGCCGTCTGCGATTGCACGTTGCCCGCTGGACTGCAGCAATGTGACCAACTGCCCGAAACCCTATTTACCCCGGCAACCAAGGCCGAAGAGGGGCATGACGAGAACGTCTCTTATGCGACCATGGCCGCTTCGATCGGCGAATCGTTGGCCGACCAGCTCCGTACCGCAACGCTGGATATCTACCGCACCGCGGCGGAATACGCTGCGAAACGTGGGATTTTGATCGCCGACACCAAATTTGAATTCGGCCAAGTGGATGGCGAATTAATCTTGATCGATGAAGTGCTGACGCCTGATAGCTCGCGGTTCTGGGCGGCCGACGCCTACAAACCGGGGAACTCGCAGCCTTCCTTCGACAAACAGTTTGTCCGCCAATGGCTTAGCGAGACCGATTGGGATCGCAACAGCCCGCCG
- a CDS encoding TolC family protein produces the protein MNRRLFRYAAVFQLGLAIFMSVGCTPTQPFFLNESPNLQYYLDAASAIEYPDVEVDSLAETTEALKPLAIDNHDFEYWDLSLEDCVSIALQNSKFFITVGGNAELRQNVASQMLSGRAEQFGSVYDVAIQQSTTQSVPLTVDSQGNRTLPRGAARASQVGGVEDALSEFDAQVSGFFNLNTTDRVRNVGPNNVFNPQQYQAFDTTQQAAISKRTATGGVVTLREQVIYSYNNIQPNAAGRQVPSDYTTVIEAQIQHPLSRNRGTLINRLPVVLASLNEDTTLTDFQISVRNLVRDVENHYWNLYVAYRNVETAMIGRNSAQATAYNAKSILKNGKGTIQDVAQAEGQYFQFRMQLEAALTGSNVPGLDRYGVYGSERLLRETMGLAATDGRLIRPIDEPSIARVEFDWDDARCEMLYLSPELRNTKTEIKKAELELIGAKNRLLPEVNVSFLYRFVGVGDTLGPPSGSDIAAPLPGSSSLGALTSGDYQEVAARLDVTPAAIGKRRARADIRNKELQIARRKAFLQEQERLHVSQLSDAFTKQKNHYKAIEDAAQQLAAYDREVEGRMSAYKSGNNPINEVLQSQTRRAQAQVTYYQALAEYNKSLNYIHYLKGTLLLNSSIELEEGPWPKKAYWDAIERARERTAGKKMKYGVTRPNVVRRGPIQEPIQHAPQASYPQGATIIETSEPMIIEEAVGSGYEEITSNEIEFLPPIQSILSE, from the coding sequence ATGAATCGTCGGCTATTTCGCTACGCCGCTGTTTTTCAGCTTGGTCTGGCTATTTTCATGTCAGTCGGTTGCACACCTACGCAACCGTTCTTTTTGAATGAATCGCCAAACCTTCAATACTATCTGGATGCCGCTTCGGCGATTGAGTATCCGGACGTGGAAGTGGACAGCCTTGCTGAGACCACCGAAGCGCTGAAGCCATTGGCAATCGACAACCACGACTTTGAGTATTGGGATTTGTCGCTGGAGGACTGCGTTTCGATCGCTCTCCAGAACAGCAAATTCTTTATCACCGTTGGTGGCAACGCTGAACTGCGTCAGAACGTGGCTTCGCAAATGTTGAGCGGCCGAGCGGAACAGTTCGGTTCGGTCTACGACGTCGCCATCCAACAGAGCACGACTCAGTCGGTTCCCCTGACGGTGGATAGCCAGGGAAACCGCACCTTGCCTCGTGGAGCGGCTCGAGCCAGCCAAGTTGGTGGTGTCGAAGACGCGTTGTCCGAATTTGATGCTCAGGTCAGCGGGTTCTTTAACCTGAACACAACCGACCGAGTACGCAACGTCGGTCCCAACAATGTGTTCAACCCGCAGCAATACCAAGCTTTCGATACGACGCAACAAGCGGCGATCAGCAAGCGTACGGCGACTGGTGGAGTCGTCACCCTGCGAGAACAAGTCATCTATTCGTACAACAACATTCAACCCAATGCTGCCGGACGACAGGTCCCCAGCGACTACACAACAGTGATTGAAGCTCAGATCCAACATCCTTTGTCGCGAAACCGAGGGACGTTGATCAACCGCCTACCTGTTGTCCTTGCCAGCTTAAACGAAGACACCACCCTTACCGACTTCCAGATTTCGGTCCGCAACCTGGTCCGCGATGTTGAAAACCACTACTGGAACCTATACGTCGCCTACCGCAATGTCGAAACCGCGATGATTGGCCGCAACAGTGCTCAAGCGACGGCCTACAATGCGAAATCGATTCTGAAGAATGGTAAAGGAACGATTCAAGACGTCGCTCAAGCCGAGGGTCAGTACTTCCAGTTCCGCATGCAACTAGAAGCGGCTCTGACAGGATCCAACGTTCCTGGCCTGGATCGTTACGGAGTCTACGGGTCGGAACGCCTGCTGCGTGAAACCATGGGACTTGCCGCTACCGATGGCCGCTTGATCCGTCCAATCGACGAACCCTCGATCGCTCGAGTGGAATTCGACTGGGACGATGCTCGCTGCGAAATGTTGTACCTCAGCCCCGAACTACGAAACACCAAAACCGAAATCAAGAAAGCGGAGCTCGAACTGATCGGAGCGAAGAACCGTTTACTACCTGAAGTCAACGTTTCCTTCCTCTACCGATTTGTCGGCGTCGGCGACACACTGGGGCCACCCAGCGGAAGCGACATCGCGGCTCCACTGCCAGGTTCCTCCTCGCTTGGAGCCCTGACCAGCGGGGACTACCAAGAGGTCGCAGCCCGCCTGGATGTGACTCCAGCGGCGATCGGAAAACGTCGAGCTCGTGCGGACATTCGCAATAAAGAACTACAGATCGCTCGCCGCAAAGCTTTCTTGCAGGAACAAGAACGCCTGCACGTCAGCCAACTAAGCGACGCGTTCACCAAGCAAAAGAATCACTACAAAGCAATCGAAGATGCCGCTCAACAGTTGGCCGCTTACGACCGCGAAGTAGAAGGCCGGATGTCCGCTTACAAATCGGGCAACAATCCGATCAACGAAGTGCTGCAAAGCCAAACACGTCGAGCTCAAGCTCAGGTCACTTACTACCAAGCCTTGGCAGAGTACAACAAATCGTTGAACTACATTCACTACCTGAAAGGGACGTTGCTGCTGAATTCGAGCATCGAACTAGAAGAAGGTCCTTGGCCTAAGAAAGCCTACTGGGATGCGATCGAACGGGCTCGGGAACGAACGGCTGGCAAAAAGATGAAGTACGGTGTCACCCGACCGAATGTGGTTCGCCGCGGTCCTATCCAGGAACCGATCCAGCACGCACCTCAAGCGTCCTACCCGCAAGGTGCGACAATCATCGAGACATCCGAACCGATGATCATCGAAGAAGCCGTTGGTTCCGGATACGAAGAAATCACCTCCAACGAGATCGAATTTCTTCCTCCGATCCAGTCGATCCTCAGCGAGTAA
- a CDS encoding M20 family metallopeptidase, with translation MSATADALLESLIRFPSVSDRSNRDVSQWIADRLSERGFSIEWLAYKDNNEVEKVNVIGRRGPDADGGLAYFGHSDVVPAIRWQGPTENRPELASHQHPDEAAFLPTRTDQRIYGRGACDMKGSLACMLAAADQIPVSEQRAPLTYVCTADEEIGFAGARQVAAASQTFQKLRDEQPLGIIGEPTLLKVVHAHKGIAGYRFISHGHAAHSSSRDGLNANLAMVPLLAEIHRLHELSETDPQFRNMNFDPPTLSWNFGVSDGATAVNITPAESQAWVFFRPMPGVDGEPLVRSLLAKAESLGIEIRTASGSPPVWVEPNDKAIQKMCKLTGCSEPKTVCYGTDGGQFTDLKQLLVMGPGAIAQAHTVDEWIDLSQLERGTEIYADCIRQWCC, from the coding sequence ATGTCTGCGACAGCCGACGCACTACTTGAATCTCTCATTCGTTTCCCTTCGGTCAGCGATCGCTCCAACCGAGACGTCAGCCAATGGATAGCCGACCGGTTAAGCGAACGGGGATTCAGCATCGAATGGCTAGCATACAAAGACAATAACGAAGTCGAAAAAGTCAACGTGATCGGCCGCCGCGGTCCCGACGCCGACGGGGGTTTGGCGTACTTCGGACACAGCGACGTCGTCCCCGCAATCCGTTGGCAAGGGCCGACGGAAAACAGGCCCGAGCTCGCAAGTCACCAGCATCCCGACGAAGCGGCTTTCCTTCCCACCCGAACAGACCAGCGAATCTACGGCCGCGGCGCCTGCGACATGAAAGGCTCCCTAGCCTGCATGTTGGCGGCTGCGGATCAAATCCCTGTTTCCGAACAACGTGCACCTTTAACATACGTCTGCACCGCCGACGAAGAGATCGGTTTTGCAGGGGCACGTCAGGTAGCCGCCGCGTCGCAAACCTTTCAGAAACTCCGCGACGAACAACCGCTGGGAATCATTGGCGAACCGACTCTATTAAAAGTCGTCCACGCTCACAAAGGGATTGCTGGCTATCGCTTCATCAGTCACGGACATGCGGCTCATAGCAGTTCCCGCGATGGCCTGAACGCCAATCTTGCGATGGTCCCACTGCTGGCGGAAATACACCGCTTGCACGAACTGAGCGAGACCGATCCGCAGTTCCGCAACATGAACTTTGATCCACCGACACTCTCTTGGAATTTCGGAGTCAGCGACGGAGCGACCGCGGTCAACATCACGCCTGCAGAAAGCCAGGCCTGGGTCTTCTTTCGCCCCATGCCCGGCGTCGATGGAGAACCACTGGTGCGGTCTCTTCTTGCCAAAGCCGAATCGCTGGGGATCGAAATCCGAACGGCATCTGGCAGCCCTCCGGTCTGGGTCGAACCAAACGACAAAGCGATTCAAAAGATGTGCAAGCTGACGGGATGCAGCGAACCCAAAACCGTTTGTTACGGCACCGACGGCGGGCAATTCACCGATCTCAAACAGCTATTGGTAATGGGCCCCGGAGCGATCGCTCAAGCCCACACGGTCGATGAGTGGATCGATCTAAGCCAGCTGGAACGAGGGACCGAAATCTACGCCGATTGCATCCGTCAGTGGTGCTGCTAA
- a CDS encoding IS3 family transposase: MYPAAASIVQLQIASEREVCDFLSLNRSSFQAWQRSGGSERDESDAALLPIVTAVFRKHKRRYGSRRIVEELKTMDIHCGRRRVSKLMEDAGLRAIQPKSFKPRTTESRHRLGYSPNLLLDLLEPTTFGQLWVGDITYIPVDGIGFGYLATLMDRYSRRIVGWDFRDDMTEQLAVTALQRSIRAVQPSAGLIHHTDRGGQYAGKRYRGILSRASMRQSMSRAGDCYDNAFMESCFGTLKTEMGMAEYLSMAIAKRELTEYIQYYNTDRRHSSLGYLTPTQYEAAA; this comes from the coding sequence ATCTATCCCGCTGCCGCGTCGATTGTCCAGCTGCAGATAGCATCCGAGCGAGAGGTCTGTGATTTCCTATCGCTCAATCGGTCTTCCTTTCAAGCCTGGCAGCGTTCCGGAGGCTCGGAGCGCGATGAGTCTGATGCCGCGTTACTGCCGATCGTCACTGCGGTCTTCCGAAAGCATAAACGCCGCTATGGCAGCCGTCGAATCGTTGAGGAACTGAAGACAATGGACATTCATTGCGGCCGTCGCAGAGTGTCAAAACTCATGGAAGATGCAGGACTTCGCGCGATTCAGCCGAAATCGTTTAAGCCGCGAACCACCGAAAGTCGACATCGGCTTGGGTACAGTCCTAACCTTTTGCTGGATCTGCTAGAACCGACCACCTTTGGTCAACTTTGGGTAGGCGACATTACGTACATTCCCGTCGATGGTATTGGTTTTGGATATCTTGCCACGCTGATGGATCGCTATTCACGCCGGATTGTTGGATGGGATTTCCGCGATGACATGACTGAACAACTCGCTGTGACAGCTCTTCAGCGATCGATTCGAGCTGTGCAGCCTTCGGCAGGATTGATTCACCACACTGACCGTGGTGGCCAATATGCAGGAAAGCGGTATCGTGGAATTCTCTCTCGTGCATCAATGCGACAGAGCATGAGTCGTGCGGGCGACTGCTACGACAATGCATTTATGGAATCATGCTTCGGAACTCTCAAGACTGAAATGGGTATGGCCGAATACCTGAGTATGGCGATCGCAAAACGCGAGTTGACTGAGTACATCCAGTACTACAACACCGATCGCCGACATTCATCTCTCGGCTACCTCACGCCGACACAGTACGAAGCCGCCGCATGA
- a CDS encoding transposase, producing the protein MAKKAKTRRVYDEDFKREAVQMLLDGHSAKSVAERLGITCPTIVRRWKQQQLTAAGPVADAMDDRVKELENQLRRVERERDVLKKALIIFGRNE; encoded by the coding sequence ATGGCCAAGAAAGCAAAAACGCGACGGGTTTACGATGAAGACTTTAAGCGAGAGGCAGTTCAAATGCTCCTCGATGGGCACTCCGCAAAGTCGGTGGCAGAACGTCTGGGCATTACCTGCCCAACCATCGTCCGTCGGTGGAAACAGCAGCAGTTGACAGCCGCAGGCCCGGTGGCCGACGCGATGGATGATCGGGTCAAAGAGCTGGAGAATCAGTTGCGTCGCGTCGAGCGGGAGCGCGACGTCTTAAAAAAAGCGTTAATCATTTTCGGCCGCAACGAGTAG
- a CDS encoding UDP-N-acetylglucosamine--peptide N-acetylglucosaminyltransferase SPINDLY family protein: MRSLLFDLKNRFQSIQILLATFLVGFSVAFAAETLLGQESLNVSPKGEPTGEFSEQMLELRRESLGADDYAQRQMATRELWSERATAREEVERAARDADPEVAARARWILDRWQKGLLPDTPPEVLRRLAGLEGAERLEGLLDAGLFSAVTIAIEQAAGAVDGPSVRKEVSESIERRFPFYLRTAVESNQVDAFCNLLDVATETPALAVARAELLTQLGFDLQQRGWLPASADRWTPNEQIRAKVLVLATLGDVGAALDVAREAKQMDMVRACDLLQGNWSGLIEESKEAASNATPGSLVADRNWVDVLVAAHRAPLPDLATTAMEKLLADGNPSTDILATDLRWRALLIHGYVEAGLQILQQANPVEAAEVLGFLARYRDAFSLLGIDPDDPERGIERLFEEAHRELWGTAADDGKNDAGPVPKSIANSDVNPSALTRLVAVATLQFQCGETVRAEQMFRRIAELDPPQADKKQARYQAVIALWNFSHQELAIQLSGGQSGAAIDSLILYDLIHRMSNRDGAKARAIALVWEAYSKLEPSRPASERLLIIHQLFQGIEPNASSQNSLPEQLFDLLAGNREINGRIIRGGTRMNAALGDFFMQLGYKEQAQQIYQTLAHNEDSEAEMRLAEIELKTGSAKDALARYRRIWHRHSRAGAEHRVNTAESELILALKALMGEIIATERMGNLAQAEQQRRMLRWMLAGTSFAVRTDIAEQLAEHGETELAKETLEHLTRYTAFGASEGLEFAQVAPAYAKLIQEEEPALAARWSDLATAGTLESAVYYSRAYLIIPARYQSLWAIAAAKDQDTAAVKKHLQQALKMYPLNITLAEDVLAVLREEGMESEANAALDQILEQGRKHLDAFPGDSQRANNLAWVAALADYRLPQALELSRRACYLEPDSVTYRDTLAEILFRMGRKEEALAIERACLLDEPNMWHLHEQIARFEEE; this comes from the coding sequence ATGCGCAGCCTTTTATTCGATCTGAAAAATCGCTTCCAATCCATTCAAATTCTTTTAGCCACTTTTCTTGTTGGCTTTTCTGTAGCGTTCGCTGCGGAGACTCTGTTGGGACAAGAATCCCTTAACGTGTCACCGAAGGGTGAGCCGACCGGAGAATTTTCCGAGCAGATGTTGGAACTGCGGCGGGAGAGTTTGGGGGCTGACGATTATGCGCAGCGTCAGATGGCGACTCGTGAACTATGGAGTGAACGAGCGACCGCACGCGAGGAAGTGGAACGTGCCGCTCGAGACGCGGATCCCGAGGTCGCCGCACGAGCTCGTTGGATTTTGGATCGCTGGCAAAAAGGTTTGTTGCCCGACACGCCGCCCGAAGTCTTGCGGCGATTGGCCGGGCTTGAAGGTGCGGAGCGATTGGAAGGGCTGTTGGATGCCGGTCTGTTTTCGGCCGTCACGATCGCCATCGAACAAGCCGCCGGGGCGGTCGATGGTCCAAGCGTCCGCAAGGAGGTTAGTGAATCGATCGAACGACGTTTCCCTTTCTATCTGCGTACGGCGGTCGAATCGAATCAAGTCGACGCGTTTTGCAACCTTCTGGATGTCGCAACCGAAACCCCTGCCCTGGCGGTCGCTCGAGCCGAATTGTTGACTCAGTTGGGATTCGATTTGCAGCAACGCGGTTGGCTACCAGCCTCGGCCGATCGTTGGACTCCGAATGAGCAGATTCGGGCCAAGGTTTTGGTGTTGGCGACATTGGGGGATGTTGGAGCCGCGTTGGATGTCGCACGTGAAGCAAAACAAATGGACATGGTGCGGGCTTGCGATTTGTTGCAGGGGAACTGGTCCGGATTGATCGAAGAATCGAAAGAGGCAGCCAGCAACGCGACCCCGGGAAGCTTGGTCGCGGATCGGAACTGGGTCGACGTTTTGGTCGCTGCCCATCGGGCCCCTCTGCCCGATCTTGCCACGACTGCGATGGAGAAGTTGTTGGCCGATGGGAATCCGTCGACGGATATCTTGGCGACCGACCTTCGCTGGCGAGCTTTGCTGATTCACGGTTACGTGGAAGCGGGGCTTCAGATTTTGCAGCAGGCCAATCCGGTGGAAGCGGCTGAGGTGCTCGGGTTCCTTGCGCGTTATCGAGACGCATTTTCTCTGTTGGGAATCGACCCCGATGATCCTGAAAGAGGAATCGAACGACTGTTTGAAGAGGCTCATCGAGAACTTTGGGGGACGGCGGCAGACGATGGAAAAAACGATGCGGGGCCCGTTCCTAAGTCCATCGCGAACTCAGACGTGAACCCGTCGGCGTTGACTCGTTTGGTGGCGGTGGCGACGCTTCAGTTTCAGTGCGGGGAAACCGTACGTGCCGAACAGATGTTTCGCCGGATCGCTGAATTGGATCCCCCGCAAGCGGACAAGAAGCAAGCGAGATACCAGGCGGTGATCGCACTTTGGAATTTTTCCCACCAAGAACTGGCGATTCAGTTGTCGGGAGGCCAAAGCGGTGCGGCGATTGATTCGTTGATTTTGTATGACTTGATTCACCGTATGTCGAATCGAGACGGTGCTAAGGCCAGGGCGATTGCACTGGTTTGGGAAGCCTATTCCAAACTGGAACCAAGTCGTCCTGCCAGCGAACGACTGCTGATCATTCATCAGCTTTTTCAAGGCATCGAACCAAACGCTTCCAGCCAAAATTCTCTTCCCGAACAGTTGTTCGACCTGCTGGCCGGGAATCGAGAGATCAACGGACGCATCATTAGAGGAGGCACTCGAATGAATGCGGCATTGGGTGATTTCTTCATGCAGTTGGGATACAAGGAACAGGCCCAGCAGATTTACCAGACGCTGGCTCACAACGAAGATTCCGAAGCGGAAATGCGGTTGGCAGAAATCGAATTGAAGACCGGTAGTGCGAAGGACGCGCTCGCTCGGTATCGCCGAATATGGCATCGCCATAGTCGCGCCGGTGCGGAGCATCGTGTGAACACCGCGGAGAGTGAATTAATCTTGGCGCTGAAGGCTCTGATGGGCGAGATCATTGCGACGGAGCGAATGGGCAATCTGGCACAGGCCGAACAGCAACGTCGGATGCTGCGATGGATGTTGGCCGGAACCTCGTTTGCCGTGCGAACCGATATCGCCGAACAGTTAGCCGAACATGGCGAGACCGAATTAGCGAAAGAAACCCTGGAACACCTGACGCGTTACACCGCATTTGGAGCCAGCGAAGGACTTGAATTTGCTCAGGTCGCTCCTGCGTATGCGAAATTGATTCAAGAGGAAGAACCCGCGTTGGCTGCTCGTTGGAGCGATTTGGCGACTGCCGGAACTTTGGAGTCGGCCGTCTATTATTCGCGAGCCTATTTGATCATTCCCGCACGGTATCAATCGTTGTGGGCGATCGCCGCTGCCAAGGATCAAGATACCGCTGCGGTCAAGAAACATTTACAGCAGGCGCTTAAAATGTATCCGCTAAACATTACTTTGGCCGAGGATGTCTTGGCGGTCTTGCGAGAAGAAGGGATGGAATCGGAAGCAAACGCGGCACTCGATCAAATCCTGGAACAAGGTCGTAAACATCTCGATGCGTTTCCCGGCGATTCTCAGCGAGCCAACAACCTCGCCTGGGTTGCGGCCCTCGCGGACTATCGTTTACCACAAGCTTTGGAGTTGTCACGCCGAGCCTGTTACTTAGAGCCGGACAGTGTCACCTACCGCGACACCTTGGCCGAAATCCTGTTCCGAATGGGACGCAAAGAAGAGGCGTTAGCAATCGAGCGAGCGTGTCTGTTGGATGAACCCAATATGTGGCATCTGCACGAACAGATCGCCCGCTTTGAAGAAGAGTAA
- a CDS encoding outer membrane protein assembly factor BamB family protein yields the protein MLRYFTVLTLLGFCGMATADESWTQWRGESQNGIVAGSDFPISWSNEKGISWQSKLPGKGGSTPVHKAGKIFVTAGVDEINHLMAIDAADGSIAWDVEVGKERVSEHGKNHRKGSGSNPSAVIDGEKVFAYYRSGDLIATSLDGKVLWQTNLQDRYGEDTLWWNLGTSPIPTDKSLVIAVMQSDFSYLVGLDKESGKEIWKIDRNLDAPKESAQSYTTPVSMTVDGKAILAVLGADHLTLHDAETGKELAQLGGFNPGGEQFYRSIASPVAEGNIVVCPYARGGTLTGVDAKKLLAGEGKDAIAWFRDDLGTDVPSPAARDGKIYLLRDKDGLACLDAASGKTEWTTELPRSRLSFTASPLVSDTHLYATREDGTTFVISLENHEVVATNEAGSGEPFTVASLVPLNGDLLQRTPDQIVRIKGEK from the coding sequence ATGCTTCGCTATTTTACCGTACTCACACTGCTCGGCTTTTGCGGGATGGCTACGGCTGACGAATCTTGGACTCAGTGGCGTGGAGAGTCCCAAAACGGAATCGTCGCAGGTTCCGATTTCCCGATTTCCTGGTCAAACGAAAAAGGGATTTCGTGGCAATCCAAACTCCCCGGCAAAGGGGGCAGCACTCCCGTCCATAAAGCGGGCAAGATTTTCGTCACCGCTGGAGTCGATGAAATCAATCACCTGATGGCCATTGACGCCGCCGACGGCTCGATCGCCTGGGATGTCGAAGTTGGCAAAGAACGCGTTAGCGAACATGGCAAAAACCACCGCAAAGGAAGCGGCAGCAATCCCTCGGCAGTGATCGACGGAGAAAAAGTCTTCGCCTACTACCGCAGTGGTGATCTGATCGCGACTTCGCTAGACGGAAAAGTTCTGTGGCAAACCAACCTTCAAGACCGCTATGGCGAAGATACGCTTTGGTGGAATCTAGGTACTTCACCGATCCCGACCGACAAATCTTTGGTCATCGCCGTCATGCAGTCCGATTTCAGCTACCTGGTCGGACTGGACAAAGAAAGCGGAAAAGAAATCTGGAAAATCGACCGTAACCTGGACGCGCCTAAAGAATCGGCTCAAAGCTACACGACGCCGGTATCGATGACGGTCGACGGAAAAGCAATCCTCGCGGTTCTCGGAGCCGACCACCTGACTTTGCATGATGCAGAAACCGGCAAAGAACTAGCGCAACTGGGTGGCTTCAATCCTGGTGGCGAACAATTTTATCGCTCGATTGCGTCCCCCGTTGCCGAGGGAAACATCGTGGTCTGCCCGTATGCTCGTGGCGGTACCCTGACCGGAGTGGACGCTAAAAAACTGCTGGCCGGGGAAGGCAAGGACGCGATCGCATGGTTCCGTGATGACCTGGGAACCGACGTCCCCAGCCCTGCCGCACGCGATGGCAAAATCTACCTACTGCGTGACAAAGATGGACTGGCATGCCTCGACGCGGCATCGGGCAAAACCGAGTGGACGACCGAATTGCCTCGCTCGCGATTGTCCTTCACCGCATCGCCGCTCGTTTCCGACACCCATCTATATGCGACTCGGGAAGATGGCACGACCTTCGTGATTAGCTTGGAAAACCACGAAGTGGTGGCGACCAACGAAGCCGGTTCCGGAGAACCTTTCACCGTCGCCAGCCTTGTCCCTCTGAACGGCGACCTGCTGCAGCGGACTCCTGACCAAATCGTGCGAATCAAAGGCGAGAAATAA
- a CDS encoding Fur family transcriptional regulator encodes MNSIPNSRAETQKSIRDAGLRATPARLATLEFLRQATSPLTHAAVAEHLAPLGVDKATAFRNLNDMTEAGLLRRTELGDHVWRFEAIGDDGHADAHPHFLCVDCGTVSCLEDVKLTTGSQRNTAQFGEITEILLRGHCNDCR; translated from the coding sequence ATGAACTCGATACCGAATTCACGTGCAGAAACCCAGAAGTCGATTCGGGATGCGGGATTGCGAGCGACCCCGGCAAGGCTGGCGACCTTAGAATTTTTGCGTCAAGCCACTTCGCCGCTGACACACGCTGCGGTCGCCGAGCACCTAGCGCCACTAGGAGTCGACAAAGCGACCGCGTTTCGCAACCTAAACGACATGACCGAAGCGGGGCTCTTAAGACGCACCGAACTTGGGGACCATGTCTGGCGATTTGAAGCGATCGGCGACGACGGTCACGCGGATGCCCACCCCCACTTCTTATGCGTCGACTGTGGAACCGTCTCCTGTCTAGAAGACGTCAAACTAACCACAGGCAGCCAACGAAACACCGCACAGTTCGGCGAGATCACCGAAATTTTACTAAGAGGCCACTGCAACGACTGCCGCTAA